Within Vicia villosa cultivar HV-30 ecotype Madison, WI linkage group LG1, Vvil1.0, whole genome shotgun sequence, the genomic segment ACATAACTCATACTTTTTTCTCATTAGGGAAAGCATTCCATACTTCATGAATGAGGATATTTTTAGGGGCCACTTTGATTTTCTGAACTTCGAGTTTGTTTGATCTTCGAGCTTGTGCCAAGACTTCAGCATTTTGTTGGTGTCTTAGTATATCTAACTTCATTTTCCTTTACTgctttctttaattttcttttaggtTTAAATTCTTTCGAattgtttttctcttttttttgggttttttctttttaacttttagGTCAGGTCTAACCCTTATTTtcgtatattttttataatatatttgttgccttttcaaaaataaatttatactccctccgtcccaaattataagagaaattcactttttagattcattaaataattaatgtatctggtcaatacatggaccagatacattaattattcaatgaatcagaAAAGTgagtttctcttataatttgggacagagggagtatttattaattatttttatttaaaaataagatatagaaaaaaataaattaattaaaattaagaatACCAAATTATTTAAAGCGTGTGTGAATAAGTTAGAAAGGATGaacatattatttaattttagccCATAGAAAATTCTTTTTCGCgccaacctctagcctataaGTAGAGACCCTTTCCTTCACACTTTCACATCCAGAAAATTGAGCCTCTTATCTATATTTTTActctttctctctaaaatattatTATCTTTCTCTCACTTTAATTTTAGCcgtaacatttcaaaaaagttttTTCTGTTTAGTAAGAAAGTTTTGTATTCTAGAAAGGGCATTGTTGTAAATTGCTCAAGGAGTATTTTCTTTTGGTTGAATAAATAATTCTTAAGGAAGTGTTTGTTTGGGATAAAAGCTAAACCCTATAAAAGCTTTAGTTTGGGAATTTTGGTTCTAAGTCGTCGGTTCAGTTCATATGTTAAACCTAGTTAAAAATCTTACTTCGGTTTGAGATCTGCCCCAGTTCAAAATCTCAAATAGGCTCGTGATTTCAGCCCGGTTAAAATCTCATTGTGGTTCGAGATAAGCCTGATTTAAAATATCATCTTGGTTCATGGTCAGCCTGGTCAAAACCTTGGTTCTGTTAGTGAGTTCAGTCTGATTTAAAAGCTCACTTTGGTTCGAGATAAGTCTGTAGAAAATCTCAGTTTACCTTGGAGACTAAATGCTTCAAGTTCGTGTTTTGAAGGAAGACTAACCACTTCAGTCTTCTGTTTGGATGGAAGACTAACTGCTTCTCCCTGCAAGTTCATGTTTGGAACGAAGACTAaccatttttctttgtttttccttGTTTGGTTGAAGTAAGTCTAGAACTTcatttttccttgtataaggggttcGAGAGTTTAACTTATTAAAAGCTCTTAAACTTTACTAGATAATCTCAAGATGAAATCTTTGGGACATGATTAAGTTCTCTTTCCCTTAACTATTTATTTTCTGCAGATTTACTTTTCGCTGCTAATTTCTAAAatgttttatcaaaatatttttaaactctgaAAATGATAACAAAAGTTTTTCAAATTGTAGTTTGTTCTAAAACCCACAATTCACCCCTATGATGTATGGAATCACAtatctaacaagtggcatcagagcGTAACTCTTGTTCAAGGACTAATCGTCTAAGAAGAAATATGACTTCAAACACCTTTTTTAACAAGAGATCTTTCTGAAACACACCTCCACAATTTAATAGTGTTAGGTTTGAATTATGAAAAcctatattcaattttttttcaaagtatttattttaaattgtgggAAACCCTAATCAACGGTCTGTTTATCcctactcacaaaatatatggaGAAGTAGTTGATAAAATTTATTCCCTTTGGACCTTAGAGGAAAGGAGAAAATTTGAAACTGATTTCAAAACCAAGAATTTTCTAGTAATGTCCTTAGGTGACAGTAAAATCCTTtatgtttataattttaaaactGCCACGGAAATATGGGATAATCTTGAAATGatatatggaatatctccaaGTATCGAACTAGAGAAAATGAACACACAAGGAGAAGAAAATTAAGGTATCATTCatcaatgtttttcaaaacatagAAATGTTAGAAATTATATTGGAATGTTGCTCACTAACAAATATCTAAGAGTTACTAATTGGAAATTTAATCCAATCCTTAAATTAAGAGATGGGAGTGTTTATGAATTTCAGGAGAAATTAAAGAAGAATGAAATTATAGAAAGAATGAATGAACTAGATGAGTTACTTAAAGATGAAGGTACAAACTCAAAAACTGAAGAATCTTcaacaacttcatcaaactcCTATCAAACAACTCCTATGGTGTCTTGAGAAACATCATCCGATAGAATCTTCGAaataagaagagaaaaaaaatccTCTACAAATAAAGTTGAGTCAACCTCAGGGAGAACCATAGGAGAATCCTTttccaacgaagaagatgaagtttgctTAAAGGCATCCCTCAAGGAAGATAACTATGAGGTAACAAAGCCATCTTAAAAACAGTTGTTTAAAATAAGTGCTAAGTTAATTGAAGAAAATGATAAGATAAAAAAACATAACTTATACCTTAAAGAATATTTAGAGTTTCTAGAAGAAAGTAATAAAATGCTTAAGTTATAAATGACTAATATTAGAAAATCAATTGGAACATGTGAGACTTGTGTcttgttgaaaaagaaagtgacagACTTGCATGAAACCTTATGTAAATTTACTAAGGGGAAATAAAATTTTGACTTGATCCTATCAAGTTAAAGGCATTCCTTAAATAAAAGTGGATTAGGGTTTAAATTCGATATAGCACATAGTAAAAATATAAATAGGAAGAAAAGGGTCATCCCGTTTATAAATGCTTGCACTAAAATAGATTTGGGCATTTAGAGCCTTTTTGCTTTGATAATTTGAAAAAGTCTAAAGGTAAATAACATTAGACCTTCTGGAAGCACTAACACACTTGGACCCAAGAAGATTTGGGTTCTAAAGGTGAAATCCTAGTATGTTTTGCAAGATCGCTTTGTAGGTTGAAGTCGTATTACCtattaaatgaagttgtgaaaATAAAGGAGTATACTCTTTAGTATACAATAGAGTgtgaaattaaaaatttaaaatctaCAAATGATCGTTGATGGTGGATATCAATAATGGTTGTCAAAGCAAAGTTTTTTTTCATTGAGAATAATCTTAGCATTTCTAATATTCAATGACCAGCTAACCTGATAGTAGGTTGAGTAGATACGTCCATGGAGGACATGTCTATCTTGTTGTTTCAACTAAATCTCGCATCCAATAATCTGTAGAGAAAAATAGACCACAATGTGTTTGTGTTCCCTTAAAAGAGGGAAGGTTTTATCAAAGCTTCTTGATATTTTAGGTAAAGAACTATTTTAAAGTTGAAATGATCAGAAAACTTTGATTACTTCTTTAAAATAATGGATTTAATTTTTGCttatcaattaaaatattttttctaaccCAATAGATGAGGTTTTTAGTCTTTCACTGAAAGGAGGTGTAAACAAAGATGGACAGGGGTGTagaaaattgaaaaaggaaaaagcAAATATAGCACAAGGCCCAAATAGCACCAAGTAGAGTGGAATATGTAAGCCCAATCGATTGGAGCTTCAAGTTAATCAATTGGAGCAACATGACACacatattttcaaatcaaatctgcCCGCTAATCAGATCCTTGCATTTATGGAAATCACTTAATATCTTGGAAAATTTGATCACCCAATTGATTGGAATCCAAAGTCAATCAATTGGCACACTACTTTTGGAATGATTTTGATCTGATTTTGAATGTGCACGATCTTCATTGATGTCTTGCAATTTTTGCATGTTAAAGCTCGCCATAAGCCACACTATAAAAAGGTAATCACTCCCCACTCTTTTGCAtataacatattttgaacttcTCTCTACTTGTGTGTGTGACATTAttctttcaaaaatcatcatggcTCCTAGAAGGCTGAGTTTCTCCTCTAATCCCTCTCTCTAATGCTTTCACTTCTTAGCAACAAGAAGAAAGATTCATCCAAGATTTCGCCAATAGAACCAACTTAAGAATTCACACCCTAGGTTCAGAAGCCTTTAAAGAATGCAAATTCTTTAAGATTTTTGAAGAACTAAAGTTGTCCACCTTCCTCTGTAGCCCCTCAAGAAAGCCCACAAGAAAAGTGTATTCATCATTAGTTAATAagttcttctcaaatctctactTCACTTATGACATAGTTTATTACGAAGTAAAAAGGCATAGGATATCTCTATCATTgtaagagtttgaaaacattctgaATCTTCCCCATGAAGATGTTGTTCTTGAGCCAGAAGATAAAGGCTACAACTTCAACCACTAGACTAATGTGTCCTCTCTATTGAAAAACCCATTACCCTTTATAACAAATTCATTCATTGCTGGATACATTCTCCCCGATAGTCGTATGATCGATTATACGACTAATCACATACTTTTTTCAAGAAGCTGTATGGATAATCGGAAATAATATCAAGACAAACTGAacaaatcaaataatataatACATGGCGGAGAGCAAGAAAACAAGAATATACCTACCATATagaaatctaattaaaaaaaaatcatggaACGTACCTGATTCAACTTTAGAAAAGAAGAATTCTTAAAAATTACAACAAAAATTAGAGAAACAtactactccctctgtcccaaaataagtgtctttTTAGCCATAAAAAATTGTCTCAAAATAATAGTCTCTTTACTTTCCCAATGCAACATTAACTAACTTTTACCAACTTTACCCCTTATCTACACGCTTTTCAAGTCATGACAATATATAACAACCAATAGTAATTAagggtaattttgtaaaaatgttatctttattgactcaatcattacttttcttaatctgtgtgtaaCAACCTTAAACGAcatttattttgggacggaggtaGTACTATATTACTATATTAgataggggtgttcattggttcgggtaaatccgaaccaaaccgcaatccaaaccaaaccatagtgtttgggttggatattttttcatttcgggcaagaaccgaaccaaaccaatgaaatccaatgaCAATTGGTTCGGGCATCGGATTTTCAGTTTTCTACCCGCAAACTCAACCCAAACCAATCATAATTAATTACCATGAAAATTACTATCAAACATTCAACTTCAACaagaaaaaagtgaaatgttGTATGTGGAtaagttatgttattttaattagttatcaAAAATTATTAGTGTATTATGGTAATTGAGCACAGAGTTACGAAATACATTAATTATCATACTAACTCAAGTTACTAATTATAGATTCAAAAGCCTTTATTACTAATTATAGATTCAAAAGCCTTTATGTTAGATATTGTTCTTGTTAGATATTTTTAATCTATTAGGGAAAAAGTGCTAGTTTTATAaacactattaatattatttacttatattattatgaaaaattaatttccataaataaattattattttttaaaatatttttgcattGTTTATCTACCCGATCAGTCCAACCCAAACCAACCCGTTGTTTCTCGATTCGGTTCGGTTTGGGCTTTATCGCAAAAACTTacaaatccaatccaaaccaatccatataattttaatcggtttggatatcggattctctcaaaaccgaaccaaactggcccgcgaacacccctaatatTAGATGAGGAATTAGTGCATATTTTAAAATTAGAGAGGGTGTCGAAATCATTTTAACAAACTCTTGGGTTGAatgtaatttttcatattttatttaagctCCATGAAACGCCGCGTTTTGTATATTTCTTTGACGAATCCTTCTTCACGTGTCGTATACTCGTCGTAAGGCCTCTGAAAACTGAGCCTATCGCCGATCAATTCATCGGCGACTCCACTCCGGCACCGTTAACGGCGACTGAACTGGTACGGTCCATTACCACTCCGTTTCAATTTACATTTCTCTATCTATATCTCTGTACCAATCCCTTAATCATTCTCATTACACGACTTTATATAGTTGATCTAATCCATCTCGCGATTCACTTCATTTTCATAATTCGCATATTTTTTCCGGTTCAGTAATGCAAGTTTATGAGCTATAAAGTTGATTTGAGTTATAATTAAGAAATAACTCCTTTAATTATCAATTTACTTGTTTGCAGATAGTAACAATATGATAAGAGCAGTGCTGGTGATGAACACGCAAGGGAAGCCTCGTCTTGCTAAATTCTACGAATTTCGGGTCCATCTCTATTCAAATCCTTGCAAATGAGATTTCAGTTTCTTGCTTTCAAATGTAATTTCATCTCATTGTTTATGTGTTGTGGTAGATCAGCCTGTGGAAAAGCAGCAGGAAATCATCCGAAATGTGTTTGCAGGTTTTTTTCTCAGATTCTTGGACTCGATTTTTTTGTTTAGGAGTGTTATGTctgtttgattttcttttctaacttgctttcttatgtgaattttgttgtttttgcagTCTTATGCAGTAGACCTGAACATGTTAGCAATTTTGTGGATGCCGAGTCCATCTTTGGCCAGGTATTTTGTTCTTACATTTTGTACTTGGTAGTTTTGATCTTTCAGCTTGATTATTTTTCTATACTAATTAACATTAATGAGACATTGGAATTATAAAAATTGTTGTGATTAATGATTAGAGCTTTTTATGGCATTGTTTGTTGATACTGAACCATGTGTGAAAAGATTTTATATAATTGTCTATCTCGGCATTTGGATAAAAGCATGGCTCTGGATAGAATATTATGGTGGAAGTTGATCCATGTAATCGACCTCACTTAGTAGGATacggcttggttgttgttgtctATCTCGGCATTTGGTTGAAAAAGCCGGTGTAGGAGAGCTAGAACGAAGTGTGTGTTTGGTTCTGCAGTGGTGGAAGATAATTTTGAATAAACTGATTTGGTTAAAAGTAAGTTAttgtaaagtgatttatgtttggacaCATTTATGTAAAAAGgagataaataataaatttgagtGTAAAAATCaattctagaatcaaaagctCCAATTTCTAGCTTCTAGTTAGAATCGATTTTGTAGGcaaagccaattctactctaaagTAGCCGTACTTGTAAAAATCAATTCTACACGCTTAAATGCACCAAGTTACCAAGGATTGGTATCTATCTATTAGCCACCCATATTTTTCATCCTCCAATGGGAGTGTCTAATAAGATTGGTCCCTATCAGGTAAAGCGACTCCCATTGAAGATGCTCTCATGTGGGGTATGCGCTTTGTTGAGAATTGAGATTTAATGATATGTTTTTTAAAGTCTATCATTGATCTCATATTTGAAATATACTAGTTTTCTTATTTTGATATGCAACTAGGTTTCTTTAATCAACCATATGCTTTTTCATAGCAATAACATTGATTCATCCTTATATCTGAAGAATGTACTTTATGAATTCATTTGTTGTTTTCTTCTTCAGGATGCTCGACTTGTCTACAAGCACTTTGCAACTCTATATTTTGTTCTCATATTTGATGGTTCTGAAAATGAGCTTGCTATGCTTGATTTGATTCAAGGTAGATTCTTTTGCCACTCCGTGTTCTTAGGCTaatttatttgaataattttacATAGTAATGGGCTTAATTGCAACCTCTTGGTGTTCTTGGGTTTCAAGCTGTTTCTGTCTTTGAGATGTTTCTTGGACTAATTACATACTTTTAGCCTTAGGTGACAAATGAATGCCAATATGATGCGACTATATTATATAGGAATAGGGATATTTGAACTACATATGAGATTTCGAATTGACTATGGATAGTAACATGTTGGGTCTGCTAAAAATGTAATATAATATCAGTGAATTTTAAATtagtatatattatatatgataTGACTCAATGATGCAACACTGGTTTTACCATTACTTACATCAAAGTAATGCACTTAATTTTTGTAATACATGTTATTCAGTACCTCTAGAAGTATGTAGTATGCAAGTTTTGGGTATGATGACATTTACCATCCTTAGTTACAACTACACCCACGTTGTAAGCTGACTTCGGAAAATATATCATGCTTGCATTGCATTATAATCACAAATGACTTGagttattttttatggatgttgACAATATTTATGTAGGGGAAGACCACGAGAGAATATGCTTTTATATCAGTAGTAGGTTAAAGACTCAGGGTTGAGGttggagatcatgtgtttcttagAGTTACTCTGGTAACAGGTGTTGGTCGAGCATTGCATTATAATCACAAATGACTTGagttattttttatggatgtcgACAATATTTATATAGGGGAAGACCACGAGAGAATATGCTTTTATATCAGTAGTAGGTTAAAGACTCAGGGTGATTGGAGTTTAACTATAGAATTGTGCTTCTAATTTTTAGAATCCTGTAGGTCTGAAATCATACGGGTTAGAATAATGTGTAACTGAAGTGACCCCTTCTTCCCGCTTTTATAGCAAGGTTCTAGGGTTTTTGGGACCCTCAAACCTTCTGCCCCCTAAAGCTGTATAAGTGGACAGATGTCAGAAGATTCTGACTGGTTCTATCTAACGGTTCTTGGTCCTATGACAACTCTGAACAAGTGTCTCTCTAGGGAAAGTCCATCTTAGGTTCCTTGATTCCAAAACCTTCTCTGTGGATAACTCCTTTGAAGGAGTGATGTCAGTGATCTGATGTCAGTGGAATGATGTCAGTAATCCACAACCCTTAATCCGTCAGCCCTTAGAGCCCCTGGTGATGTGGTCTCTGTATGTCGCTGGAATTTGGCCGTACCATGGTTCCTAGGCCTTATGAGTCACTCTGGGGCAGATATCTTTTGGAGGATCCTCGAGGGACCCTTTAGGCAAATCGGCTGATTCTC encodes:
- the LOC131640163 gene encoding AP-3 complex subunit sigma, producing MIRAVLVMNTQGKPRLAKFYEFRPVEKQQEIIRNVFAVLCSRPEHVSNFVDAESIFGQDARLVYKHFATLYFVLIFDGSENELAMLDLIQVFVETLDKCFRNVCELDVVFNYSKMHTILDEIIFGGQVLETSSTEVMKAVEEISKLEAASSAINLVSKSVSSWRSR